GACACTAATTTGTGCGCATATAAGCCTCATACTTTCATTGTCGTTCTGTGGGGAAAATATCCATTGTGGGGGTCGAGGAGTCGCAGGTGTTCCCTCACAAATATGCTGATCCGTGAGTTACACACAAATACAATCAGGGGGTCACAGGCTGAATCTTATTGTAACAAGGTCTCACAGACACATTTCACCTATGGGCAAAAGCCTGAATGGTTGTTTTGGAGCCAAAATACCCCTGAGTGAGGAATGAATGACTTGATTTTACCTCAGCACTACTCACTTGTGTCACTGCTCAGTAAACTACACTTATTTATATGAGATACAGCCACACCCCGGGGAGCCCAGAGCAGTGGATAATTGAAAGCAAAAAGCAGCTGAGAAAGTTGTGGGGTGTAAAACCCTAATGAAAGTGAAGCCCCATGTATATAAGGCCACAGACTTGGCCTGTCATTGCTCTCTAGGATTGTCAGAAGGAGAACAGTCTCAGCTGCACAGTTTAAACTCTGCTGTTCAGTCAGTGAGAGATCCCGCCCCCCGCCTGATGCAATCACAGCTCTGCTTGCTGCAGCCTCACTAGGTAAGCCGCTCTGTTACTTGCATCATCACAGCACTAAGAACGAAGTGGCGTCCAGGTTACGGTGATGGACAGCAACGCCAGCCAATACAAATTCCGCTTCAATGGAAACAGAGTAGTGGCGGCGTTGTGATTTGCTGCAGTTACCGGGGCTCGCTCTTATAGGCGTGGCCACAGGGTACAGTGTGTTTATAAAGCCGGCAATGGTTGCATCAGTACCAGTTACTGATCTTTCTGCCCAGCAGGTGAGCGGTGATGCCTGCCTCCCTCAGCATGGAGTTGCCTGCCTCCCAACAGTCTCTCTGGATCTTCGGATACGGCTCTTTGGTGTGGAAGCCGAACTTCGAATTTACCTCCAGCAAAGTGGGCTTCGTCCCAGGCTACAGCCGCAAGTTCTGGCAAGGGGACACTTTTCACAGAGGCAGCCCCCAAATGGTGAGTATGGGGGACAGGAAGTGGGTGACAGTCTGTCTGTGGGGGACAGGAAGTGAGGGACATTCTGGGGGTGCCAGGGAGTGGGGGACAGTCTGTCTGTGGGGGACATTCTGGGGGTGCCAGGGAGTGTGGGGGACAGTCTGGGGGTGCCAGGGAGTGGGGGGACAGTCTGGGGGGGACAGTCTAGGGGTGCCAGGGAGTGGGGGTCTGTCTGTGGGGGTCAGTCTGTGGGTGCCAGGGAGTGGGGGTCTGTCTGTGGGTGCCAGGGAGTGGGGGTCTGTCTGTGGGTGCCAGGGAGTGGGGGGCAGCTGATTCTGCTGTGTGAGGGTGGCAGCTTATCGGGATAGAGCTAAAGCAGCTATGCCAGGGACATGGACAACTAAATTGTAATGCCAGGGACATGGGGAAACTAAAGTACTGATGCCAGGGCTATGGGCAGCCACACCATCtgtaccagcagtgcagagaagtaAAACAATGACCATTACGGGTGTAACCCAGTGTCTCGTATACCAACCCCACTATTAATATCTGTCCTGTCTGCATTGAGGAACTATTGGGGCCACTGTTGTGGGATTCTTGCCGGCCACTAGTTTGTAGTAATCTGCAGATATAAAACTTTAGTTTGTCATTGGAGTGAACTGAATCTTCTGCATGTACGGGGCATTTGTGATCATTTGAGTGATGTATTTAAGGGAATCCATTGCATAATCCCTATGTTGATCTCTCAACCGCtttcctcttttctctgcagCCCGGCCGCGTCGTGACCTTACAAGAAGATTATTCGGTGAGTGTATTAGTACGTCCGACATATTCCCTACACTCCTTAATCCGACAGAATAGAACAAAAAATAGACTAAACATTccttgcattcataaataaaaggtatgttcagccaAATCCCTGATTTAGGAAGAAGAAtcaaaatgtattgtaaaaaaacttgggtgaataggattgaccagaaacctcaaatcgaattttaaaaaccactccaaattgatcccgcggtgtctcctattgacttaaaccgcaatttggcaggttttagctggcgaaaagtcgaattcaagttctttaACGGCCAGTGTTAAAACTCGCAATTcatatcatatttttttcttttaaaaactcaaattgattttgagctccctagtcaaatttgactcCCTagtcaattcaaattttcaatttgattcttgataaatctgtcccttatacTGGCACTGCATTTTTTGGCAAATGTTGGGATATTGTATTGACCAATCTTCTGTGTGATTGCAGGAGTGCACGTGGGGCATAGCCTATGAGGTGCGTGGCAAGCAGATTGAGTCGTCCCTGCAGCACTTGGATGTACGAGAGTCTGTCCTTGGGGGCTACATCACTAAACTGGTTAAGTTCTACCCCCAGGACGAGGGAGAGGAAGGAGCAATACTGGCGCTGGTTTATATAGCCACACCTCAGAACCCCCGTTACTTGGGTCCAGCCACTGAAGAAGAGATTGCAGCCCAAATTTTAGCATGTAGCGGCTGTGCCGGACACAACATGGAGTATCTCCTGCGATTGGCCGAGTTCATGCACAACTGCTGCCCTGATGCGGAGGACAAGCATCTGTTCTTGATAGAGGAGGTACTCATAGCCTGTCTGTCATCTGCTAAAATGGTCCTGGACAAAAGGCACATTCTGAGGTCTTCATGACTACCCCAAAACCATCGCTACCTCGAAAAGGACCTGTCTGTGGTCCAAATGAGACGGTCACTGACTTACCAGGATAATAATCGCTACTAAAGCGCTCCAGAATCTGAGACTCATCCAACACTCATATCCAAGTCAAAATGTTTACAAATACTTTAGAGGGGAGGGGGTTGTTGATCAGGGGATGGTGTCATTTAGCTAAATTGACAgataaaatacagataaaatactGCCTGGGAGAAGGGTTTTAGGTGGGGGAGCTGTGCAtctgtttgtctttttctttgtttttagttGTTAGTATTGTGTGCTCCAGTTGAGCTGGCCTCTGCTGGAAgtcgtgtgtgtatatatgaaatCTACCTCCTGTTATTTAAGGGGTGAAAGAATATAAGTAGCAGATATAAGGTCCTAATCTAAATGGCTGTGTGCCAAATGTTTGTCGCcataaaaatagggaataatGTAATAACGGGTCCAACATTTGCTTCATGtctagtaacctgtagcaaccaacaTTTCCTGGTCtggttggtttctatgggttactaggtcTGGAGCAAATGGTTATTGACACTACCCCTTGTGATGAATGAGATGATGAATGAATTCTCCGTAAACTGGATCAAGCAGCATGTGAGACACAGAGCACAATCGGGTCAATCTGATTGGTTCTTAAACTTCAGGATTTCAGAAGCCTTTTTAGTGCAATGTATGTATTGAAACCGGTCTGACTCCTGTAATGTACTGTAGAGTCGCCACCCATTTGTCCATCTGTCCCACGTCACTCGCATTTGTTATTGTGACCATGAGCTGCTGTGTGGGTGGGAACAATATTAAGCAATTTAAGAATTTAAAGAGTAAAATcacctttaaaggatcagtaacccatttttttatatataaatttttttttttatggtatagaatgaaaaagacattaaaattttaaattgccaaaagtctttattaagaaattacttaccgatactccacttgcgctcctcttcacaAGGCATCACTGTGACAATCCTCCATGCGGCACTcttatttctcctccctggctagcgcctataaggaaggcagggagtagAAATTGAGCGTtgcatgatggattgtcgcctatcctgaagaggagcacaagcggagttttggtaagttatttcgtaataaagtttaatttgtcctgggttttttttgtttttttttcttctactatACCAatgtatgttactggtcctttaaagtaaaaCTTTTAGCTATGCATCAatccaattggccttcatgtttaAGGGTGTGATGGAgaggagagggtttttttttttttttttaatggtgctgTTATTTattacatggcaaaaaaaaaaaattaataaaacctcacaaatggaagaccaattgcaaattatcttaaaTGCCATAGCCTGCTTAATTCTGAAAAGTTTAAATGTAAAGGTGATGTGCATGTTAGATACTTAGTGCACCCCCATCCCCTGGTGTCACATGGATACTGTGTAGATCTTGGTTTATATATGGAGAGATTAAGGGATATTTATGctgctaaaatatttatttgaacagaaaaaaaagtggtatttgaatttattagtaAAAGGGGAAATGTGCAATAGTGAGTAGTTGGAGCAATGAACATGCCTGaattttattataattgtattCAGTGGCCAATATTCTAGTTCCTGGTTGCCATTAGCTGCTGTAAGCAATAGGATTGGTATACGATACCCCTCTTCTGAAATagaacttattattatttattatacattccATCCCTccacaattcccagaatcctttgcatgGCAACCATCTCTGCTTAAACCATACAAATGCCTTGTTCACTGTAAGCCACAAAGTATTaaattactgttttgtttttaaaaaaaattgaattgttctGTTTAAAAAAGCATGGAAATCTGCTCAttactactgtatgttctgtaaacgctatctattttttttttttatacaaacagtaataaactgatttatttatgaaacaaaataaaaaagatgctTTGCCATTATTTCACAGGTTGTTGAGTACCCAGCATGCAAAGGGGGAGGGTGTTATGGTCTGAACCAATCAAGTGCTTTGTATTCGGCACAGGTAGGCAAGTATCGCACATTCTGATTCGAGCATCGTTCATATTGAAGCACGTCCATGGAAACATTTCTCTTGGTGGCTGTGCCATATCTAGTCTCACTTTCCACGCACAGATCACTTGTGACATAAAAAGGAAACGGATGTTCCTCTTTCTCATTAACATAAGTAACGTCACAGCTTTTCCACTTGCTCAGGGCACTTCTCTAGCAGTGACAGAACTGCTCTCGCTGTAATAAACCCCCTTCAACTCCATCTcataaaggtgtggttcacctttaaaggacaaggaaatttaaattaaagaaatagcctagaagtgttgtacattatgttttatgcttctgtaccagcccaaggcaaccacagccctttggcagaaaagatctgtgtctccaaagatgccccagtagctccccatcttcttttctgctgatgttctgtgctgctgtcacttactgagcttagggacccactcacaggGGGTACCACCGGTTCAAGATGACTCCTAGAAACCAACCCAGGACCAGATCAGTTCTGTAGCAACCAAATGTGGTCACCTACAAAATGTGACCGACTTtccccagtgccgggccaagttgaCTGgtcgccctaggcaacccagccagctaCGTCCCCCCCCCTCGCGCCTGCACAGAAGAAGGAATagtgagtgcgcatgcgcagaagagcgaGGCCGCGCCATTACGCAAGTGCGAGACATCGCAAGAGACGGTGAAGCGAGAGTGCATATGTGCCTAAGAGCACACACTCGAGAGAACAGATGCCACAAGTTCTGCCAAAAatggtctgaactaggggaaggcgtgtctggcgcccctctacctttgtgccctaggcacgtgcctcttctgcctacccctagttccggccctgcccctcCCAACCCCCCAACGTATAACTGACTAGGGAAGGAAGGTTCCTGCTGAAATGGACAAATTAATCCATAATAATTATTTAGGTCGCTGACGGAACCTGGAAAGTAAGTTATTTTGTGTATAAtggacaattaaaggaaaactgtacccccaaaatgaatacttgagcaacagatagtttatataaaatgaagtggcatattaaagaatcttaccaaactggaatatatattaactgtaagtaaatattgtccttttacatctcttgccttgagccaccatttcgtgatggtctgtgtgctgcctcagagatcacctgaccagaaatactgcagctctaactgtaacaggaagaagtgttgaagcaaaagacacaactctgtctgttaattggctcatgtgacctaacatgtttggtatgtttgtgtgcacagtgaatcgtacgattccagggggcggcctttatttttttcaaatggcaattttctatttatgattacccaatggcacatactactaaaaaagtatattattatgaaaatggtttatttacatgaagcagggttttacacatgagctgttttatgcaatatctttttatagagacctacattgtttgaggggtatagttttcctttaaacttcgTCTGTTTAACAGGATGGCTGCCCTACCCTAAAGCCAGCCCTGctttccttaagctggccatacatgatatcgccaaatgagcggatctctccccaatgtgcccacattgaggtgggcgatatcgggctgatgctatcgtgggccctggggcccaacgattggataaTAATGCTGCCAATAGTGCTTCTGCCTGAGGGGAGCAAATATTCTGGGGTAATATATGCTGGAGTACATAAACTCTTGTGTTGGCTTGATCTTTATGATTGCCCACGAGTGAAGCCAGGACTTCATTATAGCACAAGAGActatttgcatacctcccaactgtcccgtttttcagtcccacttttgacagctcagcccacagtcccggattgttactgaaatctcctgactttctctttgatcccctgcactgaacaaccagaataagatacaaagtttctaaaactcaattggcttttggcagagagcccagaatagataacCATTTAAGATCATCAGGTCGTTACGAAGTGCCGTTATGTAATGTTATAGGTATTCCATGAAACCATACACACCCGATTCCATTGGTTATGCTTGTGTCAATGCCCAGCTACTATAATTATAAAGGTAACTATTTTAGGACTGTTGGTTACTGAGGTGTAACAAACTGGTTTGGAACTCCAGAGTGAACTCTACAGGGTTCTACAAAGGATCCTCGTTGTATAGGCAGATCAATTCACCCTTCTTCAATCTTTCTCCTATAGGTACCTCTGTTACAACTATGTAGGTCCCTCAAGGTCAACCCTTGCActtgaaataaacagttttctcCTAAATACCAGTGGGACATATGTCGAGCAAGCTGAGCAGGTTGAGGTCACACTGGGGGATTCAGAGGAACTAGAGTCTCTGAAGTGGGACAAATGGCTTCTAGAACTCCTCTAGTCCGTTATTCAATCAATTGGAACAGCCAtcctggcttaaaggagaactaaagccttactaaagaagtaactagaaatgtacattatgttttgggcttctgttgcccaaggcaaccacagccctttagcagtaaagatctgtgtctccaaagatgccccagtagctccccatcttcttttctgctgattcactgcacatgctctgtgctgctgtcacttactgagcttagggacccactcacaatatacagtacacatagaatagaaatgtcacaatataaggctgattagtaattaatacagataattactacatggcagcacagaaaccagtgcaattagcatcagaatttaataatcagcaaacctgtggcatcagcttatattacaggggaagctcattttctgctggataattagtgacgagccctaagcttagcttctcaacagccaatcagagcccactgagcatgtgagtgtcacagacactttccaagatggtgaccccctgtgacaagtttgaagtcctggatcattgctgctattgacaagctggaactttaggctggtgcaataaattcagtatataaaatatggcattttcagccatattcatttttaggctttagttctcctttaagcactttaaAGGTTACAGTTAGGTGTTGGTACATTGTAATTTTCTACAACTAGTTCTTATGCTTCCCCCCTAGAATTAGTTGAAGTATCTGGACTTGCCGTGATGTCAGTTCTGTGACAGAGGTCCCATATATTCTGCTGGACTGGCCCTGACTGAGTTTTGATAAAGGAGGTAGAATCAAATACCCAGAGGTCTGTGCTGGGaagttagatggctttttagcaagtgagggaatacagggatatgggagatagcgcATAGTacaattgatccagggactggtcccattgccattttggagtcaggaaggaattttttccccctcaaattggagaggctacagataaggttttttgccttcctctggatcaactggcagttaggcaggttatatatagacttaaaaagttgaacttgatgaacttgtttttcaacctaacttactatgttactatgtaatgttCTCTATCTTGTTCTGCAAGATAAGGAACCCCAAGTATGAGATGAACATGGATTGGATATAagttaaatacatatacagttgtgttcagaataatagcagtctgacatcactaaactAAACTAATCAATCACTGATTTTGGTAGACATTACATTTCTTCATGGCAAATCATTTACGAGTAGGTGTAGTAgaataatagaaaaccaacagaccaaaCAATCacgacatgctgctgattctgtgtcattgaatcattaattgaggcttgttccaaataatagcagtgtggagttcaattagtaaaGATCATTCATTATGTGAAAAAGCAGGTGTCAGGCAAATGTCGTGCATGTTgcttatagtgcatttctctctgaaaatctgagtaaaatagTCGTTCCAGACATGCTGAAGCAGTgataaagctgctaaaaaaaggtgttttattACCACAAGATGTTTCCGGCTCAGGGCCCTTTATCACTTGAAAATGACCATTGGAATGGTAGAAGAAtggccaaaatggcaaagactcagccaatgatcagctccaggaagatcaaagaaggagtaaagttacctgtgaagccaagctattggcaagaagccccttgcaaagtcccattgttgaaaaaaagacgtgctgagatcatgttgccttatgctgaagaggaaatgaccttgaaatgggggttcaacaagacgacgaccccaaacacaccagtaaataagcaacatcttggttccagaccaacaagattgacgttatggagtgaccagcacaatccctggaccttaaagggatactgtcatgggaaaaaaaaaattttttcaaaatgaatcagttaaaatagtgctgctccagcagaattctaatccatttctcaaaagagcaaacagatttttttatattcaattttgaaatctgacatggggctagacatattgtcaatttcccagctgccccaagtcatgtgaaaaaacaaacatgctttccgatgacaggatccctttaaacatgtttcagtttatacagtaaattgttgcgtttgtaaagaagaatgcagacactgctattttttggaacagcctaatattcccttttcctaatatatatacacacacacacacattatgccAGCAACTCACCTTTCAGCCTATGATCCCTTAGACATAATCAATAAAATGTAGTGAATGGATGACAAGCGGTAACAACTGGGCTTGTGTCCTACAGTATTTGAACCCTGAGCAGCTGCCAAGAACATGAAGTGACAGGAGTCTGGGTGTCATTGTTACTATTTGACTGTACAAGAAAAACTGGTCAGCACTTGCCAATCAGAATGGTGTCATATAAAGCACCTAAAGTACAACTAAAGTACCATTGTGCAGGGCAACATATTGAGAGTAACCTGGGCTTATGTAACTGATCTCACTCTGTGATTGGCTGCAGCTCAAATACATTTTCAGCCAATCACACAAGCCTGACATATGCCTGCCTATATCTATAATGTACTCCATCTGTTCTAAAGGGAAAGTCTATGTTGCCAGATGGTGTTTCGGGTCAAACTGGTGACAATGTTCTGTTTCTCACTGTCCCACCTGACGGCATGGGTTACAACCTTGGAGAAGAACTTacttcttcttaaaggggttgttcacctttgattaacttttattatgaggTAGAtcgtgatattctgatacaatttgcaattggtcttaattttttattattcatgggtTTTGAACTTTTTAGTCAGATCGCCAGAAATTTGGTTGCCAGgatccaaatgaccttagcaaccatgcattgatttgaataagaggctggaatatgaataggagaggattagaaataaaaaaagttggaaaagcaatatttgtagccttacagcatttgtttttaagatggggtcagtgtcccccatttgaaagctggaaagaggtcgAAGGCGGCAGCAAGttattcaaaaactagaaaaagaaaTGTAAGTCCAATTGaatagctgcttagaattagtcgttctataacatactaaaagttaacttaaaggtgaaccaccattttttaatagataaaagagataaatataaaagaaggccagtatttattttttcagcaaaGATGGCAACCCAACCTGCAACTGCCACTCAGGGGCCTGCGCCATCCAGTATGGAAAACTCAGAAGGTGTATGTACGTCCATCACACATCCTATCTGACCCTATTTCATCACAAACACGTTCTGCTATcaaacactgcaaaacattctGATCATGATTTGATATGTCAAGTGATCAAGAGGATCCAGccacagccaatcagagctggaAGACTCTGCAAATCCAACTCACCCAACCCAGGGGCCGTTTACTCCAAGAGGAACCTTGAAGATCCCGCATACGCACAATATATAGATTACCTTCATTGTCCTACGGCAaataattacattacaaaatTGAGGTAcgaagttaaaataaaatgatctTCAATTTATTTCGGATTTTTTTCCTCCAGTTAGTAAAAGAAAGATGTGTCTCTTTTTATACATATgtacaaattcaaatataaaaatagacaACACATTGtaaagaggaagaggagaaaaaaacagGCTTTGCATTGTTTAGATTCCcactacattatacacacacacacacacacacatacacacttgtgatactctggggcaaatttacttaaggtcaaatatcgagggttaattaacccttgatattcgactgccgaattgaaatccttcgacttcgaatatcgtagtccaaggatttaccgcaattcgttcgatcgaacgatcaaacgaaaaatcgttcgattttaatccatcgatcgagcgatttttcttcgaccaaaaaatacttaga
This Xenopus laevis strain J_2021 chromosome 8S, Xenopus_laevis_v10.1, whole genome shotgun sequence DNA region includes the following protein-coding sequences:
- the LOC121397544 gene encoding glutathione-specific gamma-glutamylcyclotransferase 1-like, yielding MPASLSMELPASQQSLWIFGYGSLVWKPNFEFTSSKVGFVPGYSRKFWQGDTFHRGSPQMPGRVVTLQEDYSECTWGIAYEVRGKQIESSLQHLDVRESVLGGYITKLVKFYPQDEGEEGAILALVYIATPQNPRYLGPATEEEIAAQILACSGCAGHNMEYLLRLAEFMHNCCPDAEDKHLFLIEEVLIACLSSAKMVLDKRHILRSS